GGTGGGCGGGTCCTCGTCGATCGACCGGTACACCGCCGCGGTGGACGCGTTCACGGTGATCAGCGGGTTGTGGCAGGTGGCTTCCACGACGTCGAGCAGGCGACTCTTCCCGCACCGCTTCTCCGGGGCGCGGATGACCAGCCGGGGGGCGTGGGCCCACGCGGGTTGGGCGTGGGTGGCTGCGATCCACAACGCCACGGCGTCGACGGCTTCGGGGGTCGGGAGGATCACGTACCGGGTGAGCGCGTCGTGTAGCCGGTCCAGCGCTGTGGCGCTGTCGCCGGTCACGGGGTGAGGCCTTCCGCGGCGAAGCCGCCTGCGATGGCGGCGCGGATGTCCCGGTCGGTCTGCTCGGCCCGTCGGCCGGCGTCGGTGAGCACCGTGACGGCGTCGGTGGCGGTGAGGTGTCCGGCCAGGACGATCCGAGCCACACCGCGGGCGGCACCGTAGAGGGTGGTGCGGCGGCGGCCTTCGGGGGCGCGGGTGACGGTGTCGAGGGTCGCGGCGAGCAGCGCGGACGGGTCTGATATGCCCCCTCCCCCGATTCGCGGGACGCGGGCCGCGCGGGCGGGCTGACGGGGCGTGGCAGGCAGGCCAGTGGGTGTGAGGCACGCGGCGATGAGGGCGGGGGGCATCTCATTCACCGGCCGGTCGCCCGCCCACCGGTACGGCGCACCAGTGATCGGGTGGACCGACGGCGGTGCGACGACGTACCCGCCGTCGGCCTTGATGTCGACCCCGGGATGCCCCGGGAGCGGGCGGGAAGGGACTGCCCTGCCGGGGTGGGTGTAGTGCAGGTGCCATCCCCCACCGCCGGTCGCCACGACGGCGGTGGGGGTCATCAGCGTCCGGTCGAGGGTGCCGCCGTGGGCGGGGTCGATGTCGACCACGGCCAGGCCGGACACGGCGCCGGTGCGGATGGCGAGCAGGCCGTCCGGAACCGCGGCGAGCATGGCCGCGGCACGGTCGGGCTGGTCGGTGGCGGCGTAGAACCCGTGGCAGGTCAGGCACGGGCAGGTCTCCCGGTCGTGACCGGGGTCGCCCTTGCTCGCCTGGCAGGCCGGACAGTTCGCGACCGGACGCTTGGTCCGGCCCAGGACGAACACCCGCCGGCCCGCGGCGATGAGGTCAGCGGCGGCGGCCTGCCGGGGGTCGACGGTGTTGGGACGGATCGATCCGTCCCGCCGTCCCAGCTGCACCCCGGTTGACCTGCGGGTTTGAGGGTGGGACGGATGGGACGGCAGTACCGTCCCATCCGCGCACGGCACGGTCATGGCACCTCCGGTCGTGGTCGGGGGATGGTGAGGAAGATCCGGACTCGTCCACCGGCCCGGTCGGGATAAGGCCTGCTGACCAGCGCGGTCGGGAACAGGCCGCGCAGCTTGGTGAGGGTGTCGGCGACGTCGGCGGGCTGTCCGTGCACCCGGATCGCCACCTTCGGCGGCGGCGTGATCACGAGACGTCCAGCGGGGCGAATGGTTGGGCGGTGGAGCCTGCTGTCGCAGCTGCGAGGACACGGGTTCGCCAACGCAGGGCGAAGCGCAGGCAGTTCGCGCAGTTCTTGTGCCGGACGCATCCGGGCAGCGGGTTCCCGCGGCGGCGGGCGTCGATCGACCAGGCCAGAGAGTCCGCCGACGCCAGCAGGTCCCGGCAGGCCACCAAGCCCCGGATCTTGAATCCGAAGCCGTGAAGGCGCGTCACGCCGCGGCGGTGCAGCGCGGTCAGGATGCCCGTGGCTTCCGCGGTGCCTTGCCGGCGGCACACGGAACCGACACCGACCAAGGACTCTGCGGTCAGGTCGACCCCGGCGGCGTCGTAGAGATCGACGCACCGCTCGTAGTCGGCGGCGGTGTCTCCCTGGACGACCGGAATGATCGGCAGGTCGGGGGCCCGGTCGCGCAACTCAAGGAAGTTCGCGACCGTCCGCGCCTGGTGTTCAGCAACGGAGAGGTGCGTTCCCACGAACCGCTGACCGGCGATCGTCCCGCCGTCAATGATGATCCGTTCGCACATCCAGTCTTGGGGTGCAGCCCACAGCAGGTGTCCGATCTCATCGCGGTAGCGGCGAAGCCGAGCCACGTACTCGGCCGGAGAGACGGTCCATTCGCCGTAGCGCTGGAGTTCGGTGAATCCGCCGGAGTCCACACCGAACGGCGCAGCTGCGACGGGCAACCGCTTGTAGACCCGTAGCCGGCGGTCGCAGACGAACAGCGGCACCCCCGCGGTCGCGAGCCACCCCGGCTGATGAGTCCCCAGCAGGAACACCGGAACGCTCGCGGCGGTGGTCTTCACGCGGCCCGCCGGTAACGACGTCGGGCCCGTGCGAGTGCGGCGGTGTGGCAGGTCGGGCACAGGGGGCGTCCGCCGGCGCCGTAGCGGTGGTGGTAGGCGTGGCAGGTCGTGCACGGACCCACCTGGTCCAGCGGGATGAGCAGGTGTCCGGCAAGGGTGCGTAGCGCGCTACTGGCGGCGCGGGCGGCGGCGGCGTAGGCGGGGTTCGGCCTGCTCCGACCGGCGGTGTCGAGCACCGTGCGGGGCGTCGTACGCCAGTCGTCGACCTGCCCACGAACCCACTCCCCCACAGTCACGCCGCACCGCCAGCCGAACCGGCCTCGTCGGCACCGAACAGGGGCGGCTGGTCCTGGCAGGAGTCGCACAGCGGCCGGTCGCTGGTCGACGTCGACACGGGGACGGTGACCGGGGTGCGGCAAATCCGGCATGGCCTGCTGGTGGTGGTCGGCGGGATCGCGGCTGCGGCCCTCGGGTAGCTGCCAGTGTTCAGGTAGATCACACTCGGGCAGGTCGCGGCGCCGCGGCGGTACCGGAACTGGCAGCCGCGGCAGATCTTCTCGGCCTTCGTGCCGCTGGTGCCGGCACCGTGGCGTCCGGCCACGGTCGCCTGCTCCGCCGGGGTGAGGCCGCGGAACGTCTTCACGGCGGCGGTGATCAGCGGGTCGATCTCACCAGGCAGGGCCGGCGTGGGGGTCGGGGGGCGTGCGCTACGGGCACGAACTGCGGGCATGATGAGCAGGTCCCTTCCAGGGGTGAAGTGGTGGCGGCGGGCCGACCCCATGGGTCTGGCCGGACACGTCGGGAGCCGACCTGCCGCACCACGGAGCGGGGCTAGAACGGCGGCGCGTCCAGATCGCCACCGGACGGCGGGACAGACCACGCGTCGCCAGCGGCGGGTGCGGTGGTGCTGGCGCCGGTGCCGCGGGCGGCCTTGCTCACCCGGGCGGTGGCGAACTTCAGGGACGGACCGATCTCGTCGACGTCGAGCTCGTAGACGGTGCGCTTCTCGCCCTCACGGGTCTCGTACGAGCGCTGCTTGAGACGGCCGGTCACGATGACCCTGGTGCCCTTGGCCAGGGACTCGGCGACGTTCTCGGCGGCCTGGCGCCAGAGCGAGCAGCGCAGGAACAGCGGGTCACCGTCGACCCACTTCCCGGTCTGCTGGTCGAGGGTGCGGGGGGTCGACGCGATAGTGAACCCGGCCACCGGGACAGCGTTTGGGGTGAACCTCAGCTCCGGGTCGGCAGTCAGGTTCCCGATGACGGTGATGGCGGTTTCTCCGGCCACAGGAGGTGTCCTTTCGAAGGTGGGACAGGTGGCGGGACTGGATCAGGTGTTGCGCCGCTGGCGCTCGCGCTCGTGGCGGGCGTCGCGTCGGGCGAGCAGCTCGGTGGCGGCGTCCGTGCCGCGGGTGCGCGCGGCCTGGTCGTCGGGGTTTGCCTCCAGGGCGGCGGCCGCGTCGTCGACCACCGCGTGCAGCTTCCGGGCGGACAGCTTTGACATGTCGGCGGTCATGCGATCTCCCATGTCAGGCCTGCAGGTGGTAGACGGTGACCGGGATCTCCGTGCCGGTGGCGGTCCACATCCAGGCCTCCTCGCCCTCCCACGAGACGACGCGGATGTGGGTGTGGCTGAGGCGGTCGGTGGCGTGGGACCACACCCGGTCCTCGCTGTCGAGGTCGTTGCCGTAGGGGCTGGCGCCGCACAGGGCGGTCATGGGCCCGTCGATCCAGGCCCGGACGGCGGACAGCGCGGTGGGCGCGGTCAGGTGGCCGGCCAGGACGAACGCGACGAGTTCGTCGCCGGCGTCGTACTGCTCCAGGACCCCAACATCAGCACCGTTCACGGCCACGGTGTCCATGGCCGGGAAGACCTGCTCTATACGGTCGGCACTCTCCACGGCGGCTCGCAGGGCCAGGACCCTGTCTCCCTCGTGGCGACGACCAGCGTCGATGAGGTGACTGAGAATGTCCGGCCGGTGCCCGCCGGGGGGTGGCTCGGTGTTCTTCTCGCGGGCCATGACTGCCTCCTGTGGTGGGAGCGGGGCGGTGGGTCAGAGCGCGTCGACGAACGCGGCCAGGCCGTGGGCGACGTCGACGGTGACGCGGGCGACGGTGGTGACGGTGGCGGCGGCCTCGGTGGGCTGGCGGGCGGCGTAGACCACGAACGCGACCAGCGCGACGGTCAGGACGAGCGGCCAGCGGCGGAAGCGGCGGGTGAGACGGGCGTGCTTCACGAGGACATCCCCTTCGAGGGTCAAGGCGTTGGGTCGGGGTGGACGGACATCAAGCGGCCCGCCAGGCGGCGGGGGTGGTCTTCTACGTCTTGGACTTCCGAGCCATGACAGGTTCCTCACTCTCCGTAACTGCTGGTGGGTGTGGCAGGGGGAGGGAGGGAGGCACGGGTGAGTGCCTCAATCCCGTGTTCGGGGCTTCGGTGGTGCCGGTGTGGGGGTGGGTCCCTCGGGTCCCTCGGCGGGCCGTCCGGGGTTGTTCGCGCTGCTAGACGGCGGTGCCGGACGGAGGGAGGCGGCGAGGGAGCCGGCGAGGGAGAACTCCCTCGGTCCCTCGGGGGTCCCTCACGGGTCCCCTCGCCTGGACGGTCACGCTGTGTCGAACTCGTCGGCTGTTTCGTCGGCAGGTTCGGGGGTGTCGCGGTCGGCCATGGCCGCGGTGAGGCGGTCGGCGTTGACGCACATCTGGCCCCGGGTCTTGTACGGGCGGGCGGAGTCGGGGAGCTCCTTACGGAGCCGCTCGAACGTCCACCCTCGGTAGAGCTCGGGGCGCAGCGCGGCGAGGCCGGCCAGGACCTCCTGGGTGCGCATGATCGGGTCGGGTCCGGCGGCGCGGATCACGGTGAGGGCGTCGGCGAGGTAGTCGACCTGCTCGACCGGTTCCGGCCCGTCGGTGAGGGCGGCGGCCGGTGGAGTGTCGAGCAGGGCCATGGCCCGTTCGACGACGGGGGTGACGTCGTCGACACCGTCGCCGCGGCGGACGTAGAAGCAGCGCAGCAACCCGTCGGCGGGGGTGAACCCCGATGCCATCGCGGTACCGAGGTCACCCAGGTCCACCGTGCCGTCGGCGGCGACGGTCATCGGCCGCAGAGTCGTCGCGGAGATCCCGGCCTTGTGCTTGCCGGTGCCCAGGATGGCGTCGTTGCCCTGATGGTCACCGATGGCGAAGCACGCCCGGTTGGACAGCACCTTGGCGACCTTGCGGGGCAGCGAGTCCGCCGACGGGACGGGTGTGGCGAAGATCAGGGTGACGCCGTACTTCCGGGCCTTGGCCACGATCTTTTCGACCAGTTCGGCGGCCTCCTCACCGACGTCGGAGACGAACAGCTCCTGACACTCGTCGATCACCACGACCCGGGGTCGCATGCTCGGGTCGGCTTCGGCCAGGGCGCGGGTGAGTTTCGGCTCGCCGGCGGCGGAGAGCTTCCGGCCGCGTTCGGACAGCTCGGACATGAGCTGCTTGAGGGCGGTGAGCACGGTCGGGATCTCGTCGGGGTCGTCGGAGACGAACAAGGTCCGTAGCCGGGGGCGGAGCGGGTCGTAGTCGGCGTTGACGGCCATGCAGTAGACGTCGATGTCCACGAGCGGGTCGAGGATCGCACCCAACAACGCGGTGATGATCAGCGTCGACTTGCCGGAGCCCATCATCCCGGCGACACCCCAGTTGGCCTGGAACAGCCGACCGAGCACGACGTTCCCACGCGGGTCGACCGCGACCGGCACGCCCTTGAAGTAGTCGGTGACGCCGGCGGTGAGCAGCGGCCACGGCGCCACCGGCTTGGTCAGGCTGCCCTGATCGGCCACCCACAGATCCAGCACCCCGGGCTTGTCACGAGGCTCGGTCGGCCACACCTCCACCGGCAGACGGAGCAGGTTGTGGGCAAGCACGGGCTTGCTGTTGACGATCATCTCCACGGTGACGCCTTCGGGAAGCAGCAACCGGGAGTGCCATCCCTTGCCGTCATGGACGGGCAGGTCAAGCCAGCGCGGTGTCCAGCCCTCACGGAACTTCCGGTTCAACGCCGGCATGTTCAGGTTCCGCAGCGCGTTCGTGATCGCCCGCTCGTCCGGGACCACATCCCGGCCACCAGCGTCGGCGGCGGCCGGTGCGGACACCCAAGCAGGCAGCTCGGAACGGGACCGGCCCAGATGCCACAGCCACGCCGCGGCACCGCCCGTGGCGGCGAGCAGGAAGGTGGCGCCGTAGACCGCGAAGAACCAGCACACGAACGTGACCAGATCGATCACACCGACAATCGGGGCCAGGACCTGACCGGGGTCGTGGTGGCCCAGCGCAAGAACCACACCGAGCACGAGCAGCAGCGCGGTGAACCCGGCCAACCCCGCCGCGGCCGCCCGGAGCAGGTCAACCGGCGAGCGCACCCAGTCCATGACACGGGCGTGGCGGCGCGCCTTCTCCGCGACGTCGCGGGCCTCCCACTCCCGCAGGCCCTCCTGATCCCCCGCGACCTCCGCGCGGCGCATCTGCCGCTCATACCGCGACGCCCCATGGGTGTCCTGCCACCTGCGATAGGCCACACCGGCACCGGCGACCGGGTACCACAGGTTCCGGGCCACCAGCTTCGCGCCGGTCGCGGTACGCGGATGCGTGGCGACGTCCCTGCTCTTACGGAACACCAGCCGGGCGTCAGTGGTGTAGATGTCGCGGCGCAACGCGGCCCGCTGCCGTTGGGAGACCTCCCGCCACTCCTCAACGGTCATCACCTCCCCTTCCAGGGCGGGGCGGGCGGCGGGCAGGTGATGGACCGTCGCCAACTCCTGCTCGCCGTCGGTGTCGTCCAGGTCGGGCGGGATGTCGCCGGGGGTCATGAGGGGTCTCCGTACAGCTCGGGCCGGTCCTCGGCCTCGGTACCGACCGGACGGGCCGGCGTGGGGTGGTCAGCGGGACGGTCGGACAGCGCCGGCCGTCCGGCGGGGGTGGTGGTGTCCAGCTCCGGGCGGGCGGCGCGGGCCGCACGGATCTCCGCGGCGGCCCAGACCGCACCGGCGAGAGCGGACAGGCCGATCAGCCACCCCGCGACCGTCACGGCCAGGAACAGCGGCACCCCGACCGCGAGCAGTTCGGCCAGATGCCAGCCGATCCAGTCCGCCACCTGCTCGGCGCGGGTCGGCGGGTGCTCACCGGGCGGCATCGGAGGGCCCCTGTCCGGCGGTCAGCGTGTGGGTGGTGACGTAGGCGTCCGCGCGGCACATCGCCGCGTGCAGCACCCGCGCCCCGAACAGCAGCCCGGTCCGCACCGAGTGCGCGAGCAGGAACAGCGCCAGCACGACCACCAGCCGGCCTACCGCCACCCCGCCGTACCGGGCCAGGACCGCGTCCACCAGCCCCCGGGGCAGGTCCGACATGCCGGTCACGACGCACCCCCGGTGGCGGGAACCAGCGGCCTGGCGAAGGTCCGGGCGGTGGCGCTGTCGAGCAGGCGGCGGGAACGGGCGGTGTGGTCGCGGTGGCGGGGTTCGGTCCCGGGGGGTGCCGTGGTGCGGCCTGGCGGCGTCATGATGGGGCTCTCCTCCTGCGTGCTGGTGGCGCGGTTGGGGCCGGTGCGCGGCGGCGACCTTTGGCGAGAGAGACGCCGCGCACCGGGCGGAACTACCGGCGGTTCCGCTTCGAGTTCGAGCTGACGTGCCGGACGAACTTCTCCGCCCACGGGTTCTCGGCGATGACCTGCTCCTCCGTCTTGGCGTTGCCGTCCTGGTCGATCCATCCGGTGTAGCCGGACTCGCGCAGTTCGCGGGTCCTGCGGGCGGCGTCGGTCTCTTCCTTGCCGGTCAGCCAGTCGCGTGCCATAGGGATCTCCTTCGCGTCGGTGGGTCGGGAGGTGCGCGGGCTAGCGGCGGTAGCGGGGCCGGATCAGGTCCAGCCGGTCAGCGACCAGGTCCCCTGCGGCGTCGTGGCCGGCCAAGGTCAAGCCGGTCAGGGTGCGGGTCAGCGCGGTCTGCTGGGCGCGGACACGGGCGCGGGTCTGGCGGCGCGGGGAGCGGGCCATCAGGTTCTCCTTCGACGAGACGTTCAGGGCTGGTCAGAGACGCGCGGGGCCGGTCGTGGGCCGGCCGACCCGCGCGCTCCGGGAAGTCAGGAGTTGGGGTAGAGCTCGGCGTTGACGTCGTTGCGCAGCGTCCGCGCGACCGCCGGGGCGATCCGCAGTTCCCGGCGCAGGAACTCTGCCGACACGGGCTTGCCGTTCTTGCGGGCCAGGCGGAGCGCAGCGGCACGTACCTGCTTCGCCGTGCGGGTCCGAGTCGCCTGCTTCGGCGGGGTCGGATCGACCGGCGGCGGCGGGTCCGCCACCGCCACCCCGCCCGATCCACCGAGGTCAGCCCCGGGAATCGGATCGAGATCGTGATCGGATGCTCCGGACACGTGCGGATCGAGGTCACCGGCGAGCAGATCGGCGAGTGCCGCATCCCACTCGTCGACCGGCACGGGCAGGCCGGACACCGTCGCCGCTTCCAGCTTCCGGCCCTTGGGCAGGTACAGGCCTGGCACGTACACGAGTCGGGCAGTGCCGTCCGCGGCGAGCTCGACCACGGCCTGGCGGGCCGCGAGCCTGCGGGCCTTCGCCACCCGACGCTCCGCCGTCCGCTCAATCCGGGCCCGGGCCCGCTCCGCCCGGCTACGTGGCGGGGCACCGACGGTGAACTGATGCGCCAGGACCCCGGCGATGGACACCGAACCCATCATCAGTCCGGCCAGCAGGCTCCGCTCCAGGCCGTGCGCGAAGTTCATCCCGAACGCCATCACCCCGAACACGGCGACCCCGGCGGTCAACTTGACCGTCGACCGCTCCGGGTGGCGACGCCGGGACACCTCCAGAGCGATCGCGAACGCCCACACCCCCAGCTCGGAGAGCAGGGGCAGGACCAGCCCGGACGGGTTGTCGTACAGGTCCAACCCGAACAGCGCCATCGCGGGAACCGCCATCACCGCACTGACGACCGCCAGCGGGTAGATCAGCAGCTCCACCGCATGCTCGCGGCGCCACTTCGCCCGCTTCTCGCGGGCCTGAGTCTTCGCCGCGGCCCGGGCCGCGGTCTGCTTCTCCTTCAGTCGGGCCGCCTCGGCCGCGTCCTTCCGGTCCTGGTCCCGCTCCGCGACGCGGTCCGCCCGGTCCGCGTTCCGCTCCGCGGTGCGGTCCGCACGACGCTGCTCCGCCCACGTGCTCACGACGCGACCCCCGCGGACTCCTCGTCCACCATGGACGGTGCGACGTGGGCCCACCGCAGCGACTTCGCCACGGGCAGCCGGAACGCGGCCAGGGTCACCGCGGCCGGTGACGTCTTGCCGCGGCCCGCCCCGCCGACCCGGATCAGGCTGGCGTCCTCGGCGGCCCGGATCGCCGCAATCTCCCGGTCGACCTCGGCAAGGTCAGCGGCAATCGAGGGCCACTCCGCTTCGATCGCGGCCAGCTCCGCCCGCGTCGGCTCCCGCTCCATCGCGAACACACCCAGGTCGTTCACCGGGCCACCGCCGACACCAGCTCGCGGGCGTGCGCCTGGACCCGCACAGACTCGATCATGGCGATGATGTCGACCGGAACTCCGTCGATCGTCGTCGTGATCTGCAGGAATCTCCCGCTCATGTCGTAGCCGGAAAACCGCAACGGCGCGTCCAGCAGGTGGGACAGCAGACGCAGGCCCGACAGGTTGTTAGCGTCCCTCGCCTCACTGTCGGCGTACACATCGACGCTGGTGACCAGGGCGGACACCCGCGGGACCGTGGTGCCGTCCGTCGGATGGAAGGTGAGGTAAAGCGCGATGTTGCCGCCGCGGATCCGGTTCAGTAGCCCGGCGGCGGCGTGCAACGCGGCGATCTGACCGTCGACATCCGGCACGGTCACCCGCGCTCCGCTCATGGTGGTGATGACGGTCGGGGCGCTCTTACCGGCGTGTTGCGGGGACATCAGCGGCCACCGCCCTTACCCGACGTCCCATCGAGGATCACCGTCCACGAGTCCCGCGACGGCTCCGGGTCGCCAGGCAGCGTCGGCCACGGACGGCTGTTGCCGTCATCACCCGCCAGCGGGCGGGGCAAGGCATGCTTCATACGAGTTCTCTCCTCACAGAGTGGGACTCCGGACCCCGGTGCGGTGCTTGGCGGCTTCGGCACCGGGGTCCGTCGATCGGCGTGTGCACACAGTGCACCTTGTGCATAAGGCTTGTCAAGCGTCGATCTGGGATGGATCTGTGATGCACTTGGTGTTGAAGGTGCGTAAGGCTTTCCACCTGCAACGAGAGGTGTCACCGTGACTGCTGTCACCGGTCAGCCGGCCTACCGGCAGGTTGCCGACGACCTTCGAAGCAAGATCCTCGGTGGCGTCCACCCCGTTGGACAGTCCCTGCCGTCGACCAAGCAGCTCATGGCCACCTACGGCGTGTCGAGCACCGTCGTGCGAGCAGCGATCGGGGAACTCCGGGCTGACGGAGTGGTCGCCGGACAGCCAGGCAAGGGCGTCTACGTCGTCAAGGAGCCATCGGCACCCGGCGCCGTCTCGGAATCCTCGGTGCGAACGCTCGAAAGCCTGGAACGCGCCGTTGAGGAGCTGCAGCAGCGGGTCTCACGCCTAGAGGCGGAGCGGGCCGCGAACGGCAAGGCGTCGACCGGTTGAATTCGGCGGATCGGAGCATGCAGTCAGACTGCTCGCCTGACACGTCCGGACATAGATGACACCGAGGACAGGGGACGACGGAACCGATGTCCATGGACACAGGGACATCCGGCATGGACACCAGGACATCCGGATCCGCAGCCGAGCGAACGCCCAACCTCGTACTGCAGGAGTTACGGAAGTCTCGGAAGTGGGGCCGCCCCCGTCTGGCGAAAGAGCTGCACCTGTACTGTCTCGGCCGTCAGTGGCCGTCGCCAGGGGAGGAGAATCTCAGGAAGCAGATATACCGCCTGGAAACCGGGCATGTACGATCACCCGATGAATTCTATTCTCGCCTGTATTGCCAGTTCTTCGAACGCACACCCCACGACCTTTTCGGAGAAACCAGGCAGACCTATGAGGGGTCTGGAGAACTCGGCATCACAAGCCATAAGTTCGTGCCGGTCTACATCGGTGAGGATGCGGCGACTGCACTCGCGGAAGGCATGGAGAGCGCGTCCGGCCAGTGGACCGAGTGTCACACCAAACCGTTGGAACTGCCAGACGGAACCTCCTGCACCAAATACGTCTGGCCTTTCGGTGTCGTCGTCTATCATCTGGCCGAAAGCTTGACGCCAGAATCAATTGCCGAGGTCGCCGTTTGGCGAAGCCTTTCGTATCCGGGGCACATCGATTGGGCAACGCGGCGCCTTGAGGAGCGCATCGGCGCCCAACTGGCCGTTGAGCCGTACGTCCTTAGTGCCTACTGGGTGCATGCCGTTCCGTGGGATGAGGCCAGGACTGACACCGCGCTTCGCCTGCTCTGCATTCCTCGCGCGCTCACCGAACGCGCAGAGTCCGACATTCCATCCCGCGCGCACGCGGAACTGGTCGAGCAGTCGCTGGTGCGAGAAGGGTTCGACCACCCGGAAATCACCGAGTTCGGCATGCGCGGTATCTCACTCGGCTTCGCCTCCTGGTCAGGGGTTGTCTACCACCCGACCGCGCCCACGCGCGCGCTCACCGAGCAGGAGCTGGTGTCGTGTGAACTCTCGGTGCAAGCCGCGTGGTCGTACTGCAACTACATCAGGTCGGAGGTCGAGCGAGGCAGCGACCCGCAGGTGTCGGAAAAATACGGATGGCGGTTCGTGCGGGGTCTTCGTTCTCGCCTCACAACCGAGCGGCCCCAGGAA
This portion of the Parafrankia irregularis genome encodes:
- a CDS encoding bifunctional DNA primase/polymerase, whose product is MQLGRRDGSIRPNTVDPRQAAAADLIAAGRRVFVLGRTKRPVANCPACQASKGDPGHDRETCPCLTCHGFYAATDQPDRAAAMLAAVPDGLLAIRTGAVSGLAVVDIDPAHGGTLDRTLMTPTAVVATGGGGWHLHYTHPGRAVPSRPLPGHPGVDIKADGGYVVAPPSVHPITGAPYRWAGDRPVNEMPPALIAACLTPTGLPATPRQPARAARVPRIGGGGISDPSALLAATLDTVTRAPEGRRRTTLYGAARGVARIVLAGHLTATDAVTVLTDAGRRAEQTDRDIRAAIAGGFAAEGLTP
- a CDS encoding deazapurine DNA modification protein DpdA family protein yields the protein MKTTAASVPVFLLGTHQPGWLATAGVPLFVCDRRLRVYKRLPVAAAPFGVDSGGFTELQRYGEWTVSPAEYVARLRRYRDEIGHLLWAAPQDWMCERIIIDGGTIAGQRFVGTHLSVAEHQARTVANFLELRDRAPDLPIIPVVQGDTAADYERCVDLYDAAGVDLTAESLVGVGSVCRRQGTAEATGILTALHRRGVTRLHGFGFKIRGLVACRDLLASADSLAWSIDARRRGNPLPGCVRHKNCANCLRFALRWRTRVLAAATAGSTAQPFAPLDVS
- a CDS encoding single-stranded DNA-binding protein, coding for MAGETAITVIGNLTADPELRFTPNAVPVAGFTIASTPRTLDQQTGKWVDGDPLFLRCSLWRQAAENVAESLAKGTRVIVTGRLKQRSYETREGEKRTVYELDVDEIGPSLKFATARVSKAARGTGASTTAPAAGDAWSVPPSGGDLDAPPF
- a CDS encoding FtsK/SpoIIIE domain-containing protein; translation: MTPGDIPPDLDDTDGEQELATVHHLPAARPALEGEVMTVEEWREVSQRQRAALRRDIYTTDARLVFRKSRDVATHPRTATGAKLVARNLWYPVAGAGVAYRRWQDTHGASRYERQMRRAEVAGDQEGLREWEARDVAEKARRHARVMDWVRSPVDLLRAAAAGLAGFTALLLVLGVVLALGHHDPGQVLAPIVGVIDLVTFVCWFFAVYGATFLLAATGGAAAWLWHLGRSRSELPAWVSAPAAADAGGRDVVPDERAITNALRNLNMPALNRKFREGWTPRWLDLPVHDGKGWHSRLLLPEGVTVEMIVNSKPVLAHNLLRLPVEVWPTEPRDKPGVLDLWVADQGSLTKPVAPWPLLTAGVTDYFKGVPVAVDPRGNVVLGRLFQANWGVAGMMGSGKSTLIITALLGAILDPLVDIDVYCMAVNADYDPLRPRLRTLFVSDDPDEIPTVLTALKQLMSELSERGRKLSAAGEPKLTRALAEADPSMRPRVVVIDECQELFVSDVGEEAAELVEKIVAKARKYGVTLIFATPVPSADSLPRKVAKVLSNRACFAIGDHQGNDAILGTGKHKAGISATTLRPMTVAADGTVDLGDLGTAMASGFTPADGLLRCFYVRRGDGVDDVTPVVERAMALLDTPPAAALTDGPEPVEQVDYLADALTVIRAAGPDPIMRTQEVLAGLAALRPELYRGWTFERLRKELPDSARPYKTRGQMCVNADRLTAAMADRDTPEPADETADEFDTA
- a CDS encoding DUF6284 family protein — protein: MNDLGVFAMEREPTRAELAAIEAEWPSIAADLAEVDREIAAIRAAEDASLIRVGGAGRGKTSPAAVTLAAFRLPVAKSLRWAHVAPSMVDEESAGVAS
- a CDS encoding winged helix-turn-helix domain-containing protein; this translates as MTAVTGQPAYRQVADDLRSKILGGVHPVGQSLPSTKQLMATYGVSSTVVRAAIGELRADGVVAGQPGKGVYVVKEPSAPGAVSESSVRTLESLERAVEELQQRVSRLEAERAANGKASTG